From the genome of Haloplasma contractile SSD-17B:
GGTTTGCACCTACAAATTATGGATGGTATGGTTCAGAGCATGATATTCCTTATATATTAGAATATTTCCAACAGTATAAATGGATTGGTTGGCTATTCTGGTTAATCGAATGGGCATATGACTTATTCATTGTAATTGCTGATTGGTCTATGAATACGATTGTTGCTTACTTTGCTCCATTATTTGAATTAGTATTAGCAGTTGGAGAAACTGGTGTCGGAATTTTATTAATTATCGGTTTATTCACTTCAGTTGCTGCTCTAGGTTCACTAGTGCTGACAATAATGGTACTAGTAGGAAGTTCGTTAGCATATGATGGAATTGTTTTAACGGAACTATTCTGGTACTTAGTAGGAAGTATTGCACTTCTTAACTTTGGTGGTAGTGGAAATGTTGTGTCAGTAGATTACTACATTATGCCTAAAGTTAGAGCATTCTGGCAAAAAATACCGCTTGTTAAAAAGTGGTATACTTATGGAGAAAAAATTCAGTAATAGACTGAAAAATAGATTGGAGGCAAATAAAGTGAAAAAGATAATGATAATGATGTTTATTTTAATAACAGCTGTAGCCTTAACTGGGTGTGACTTCCAAAACACAACTTATTTTACAGCTCCTACACAAGAGGCTACTTATATAGATAATAGTGAGATCACATTTGATCCATATGAAGTATTAGAATTAAACTATCCTAAAGCAGGCAAACATTTTGAAGAACCATTAGAAACACCGATGTCAATTAGTGAATTCTTATTCTCTCAAGATATATTAACTGCTGATGAAATCGATACATTTAGAGAAAATTATATTGTAGAATTAGAATACCGTTTTAATCACCATGGAGAGACGTTTGAAACTTACGAATTTACTGGTGAAGACTATATCGCTAAATTCGAAGATCCATTTAATACATTCGGTGACACAGAAGGTGTTAAAGAATTTGAATATCGTGTTCATTTCATAGATAAAGAAACGTTGGATCGTTCAGAAATGATTAATGTAACAGGTATCATTGAATTAGAGCCAGCTCCGATTGGAGTAGTTGAGAACACCATTACAGTGGATCGCTTTGAACCGTATGATGTATTAAACAATCTATACATGCCATTTCCTGTTCCAGTACCTGAAGAAGATACTGATACTGAAGGAGAATATTATGCTTTAGAAGATTTATATACATTTGAATTCTTAGTGAATGGCAAAGAAGATGAACAAGAATTTGTTTCGGGAGTTAAAGGTATTCATACAATTACTATATTAGCTACTGAGATTCTTAATGAATCTGATCAAGGTGCTGATGAAGACGAAGGTACCGATGATGAATCAGGCGCAAGTGATGATTCGGATTGGACATTTAACCAAGATGATAGTGGAATTACATTCTTAGGAAATACTACGAATGAAACTTCATTCGTAAAATTAGCTAATGAAGCAACATCTACTGAAGAAGAAACAGTAGCTGGTGAAACATATACAATTACATTCACAATAACAGTAAAATAAGATATAAAAAAGATCGTTCAATAGTTAATATTGAACGATCTTTTTATATTGTCTACTAAAAATTAGGTTTTTTAAAAAAAAGACACAATAAGTGTCCTTTATATATCATGATGAGCGTTTTTCTAGTTGTAAAAGTAATTCTTTTAATATTTTAGTGTCAGGATGCTTGATTTTTCTTAATGCTCTCTTGGCCTTTTGTTGGTACTTTTTATTTAGTTTCTTACTTCTATCTAAGGCCTTACTATCTTGAATAAGATCAATACACGATTTAAACTCGGATTCTGATGAATTTTCCGATAGTTCTCTAATTTTAGAACTTATTTTTTTATTTTTTAATGCATAGATAACTGGCAGTGTAATATTACCATTAAGTAAGTCCTGACCAGCTGGCTTACCTAGTTCGCTCTCACCCTGTGTAAAGTCTAGTATGTCATCTATTATTTGAAAAGATATACCTAAATTAATTGAGTAATGATATAAATGTTTAAGAGTTCTCTTATCTGCACCGGCAATACTGGCACCACTAATTAAAGATGCTGCTATCAGTAATGCGGTCTTATTTTTAGTCTTTTCTATATATTCTTTTAGAGAAACATCAAAGTTATATAAAAAGTCTTGTTGCATTATTTCTGAGTGACAAAGATCGGTTAATGACATATATGAATAATAATCTTCTTCAATATTGTATTTTGAGATTAACTCTGCACACATACTCATCACGTAGTTTCCTAACATGATTGCAGTGTATTTATCTGTTGTTATATGGAGTGACGGTATACCTCTTCTTGTTTCTGCATGATCTATTACATCATCATGTATTAATGTAGCAGTATGAACAAGCTCAAATATTGAAGCATACTTGTATATATGTGCTACTTCCTTATTACCAAAGTAACTTCCAATAATCGTAAATAAAGGGCGTAATTTTTTACCTTGGTTTATGGTTAAATCAAGAATAAATTGTTTCTGATCGTACGAAAGCAGCTCATCTTCAGTAATTATATTATATATTTCGTCATCTATTACTTGTTTATTAACATTTGCTATTTCAAATAAATCCATTTTATTCACCTAACTCATAATAGCTATATTAAATCGTATTCATTAGCGCCTTTAATAAATGGTCAGTATGCTTTTGATTTAATCGATTAAATATAACTTTTTTTGTATTTTGAGTAAAAACGTCTAAAAGTTCGAACTTTTTATTTTTATATAATATTTCAGTGCAATAACTACTAATGTAATCTCCTAATAAGATATAATACTGTAAATCGCTACTATCATATTTCGCCATTTTATGACAATCAAGGGCTGTATAAAACAATGTGTAGATTGCAGCGATTATTTCCTTATAATGATCGGAAATGTGCTTAGAATTTAAATGGTGACAAACCTCATGATATTTTGCTATATTAATTTGAATTTCAACAGGTGTGTACTGTTTTGTGTACTGGATAATCATATTTATATATTTATTATCGTGAGAAATCATGATAAATACTCCTTATTTAATATAGTAATATAGTAATTTTCACACAATTAATTATAATTGTCAAATGTTATATTTTCCTGCTATCAAAATGTATAATCGACAGCAAAATA
Proteins encoded in this window:
- a CDS encoding polyprenyl synthetase family protein, encoding MDLFEIANVNKQVIDDEIYNIITEDELLSYDQKQFILDLTINQGKKLRPLFTIIGSYFGNKEVAHIYKYASIFELVHTATLIHDDVIDHAETRRGIPSLHITTDKYTAIMLGNYVMSMCAELISKYNIEEDYYSYMSLTDLCHSEIMQQDFLYNFDVSLKEYIEKTKNKTALLIAASLISGASIAGADKRTLKHLYHYSINLGISFQIIDDILDFTQGESELGKPAGQDLLNGNITLPVIYALKNKKISSKIRELSENSSESEFKSCIDLIQDSKALDRSKKLNKKYQQKAKRALRKIKHPDTKILKELLLQLEKRSS